The following coding sequences lie in one Enterococcus sp. 9E7_DIV0242 genomic window:
- a CDS encoding methionine ABC transporter permease, with protein MQKFLETTFPNVLQLKQEFIDSTLETLYMVFWTALGAGILGILLGVILVTTAPKGIFANQALYSVLEKIINVCRSIPFIIMLALIQPITRFLAGTTIGTTAALVPLIVGVTPFFARQIENALLEVDQGIIEAAEAMGTSPLGIVFRVYLVEGLPSIIRVSAVTVINLIGLTAMAGAIGAGGLGNLAITRGYNRFQTDVTIAATAIILILVFLSQFISNQLIKRTSH; from the coding sequence ATGCAAAAATTTTTAGAAACAACCTTTCCTAACGTTCTTCAGTTGAAACAAGAATTTATCGACAGTACATTGGAAACACTCTATATGGTTTTCTGGACAGCGTTGGGCGCAGGAATTTTAGGTATCCTCTTAGGCGTTATTCTAGTGACAACAGCACCTAAAGGAATATTTGCCAATCAAGCACTGTACAGCGTTTTAGAAAAGATCATCAATGTCTGCCGGTCTATTCCATTTATTATAATGCTAGCATTGATTCAACCAATCACACGTTTTCTAGCAGGAACAACGATTGGTACAACTGCTGCATTAGTACCACTAATCGTTGGGGTAACACCATTTTTTGCCAGACAGATAGAAAATGCTTTGTTGGAGGTCGATCAGGGCATCATTGAAGCGGCAGAAGCGATGGGAACGAGTCCTTTGGGGATTGTTTTCAGGGTTTATCTAGTTGAAGGTTTACCTAGTATTATCAGAGTTTCTGCAGTAACAGTAATCAATCTTATTGGTTTGACAGCTATGGCGGGAGCAATTGGGGCTGGCGGCCTCGGAAACTTGGCAATCACAAGAGGCTATAATCGATTTCAGACAGATGTTACGATTGCAGCCACAGCAATTATTTTAATTCTGGTTTTTCTAAGCCAATTTATCAGTAATCAATTAATCAAGCGAACATCTCATTAA
- a CDS encoding MetQ/NlpA family ABC transporter substrate-binding protein, with the protein MKKTVKILAAVALAGLVLAGCSSGSAKSNKTETVKLGVVGANNEVWESVKDRLKDEDINLEIIEFSDYTQPNAALAEKEIDLNSFQHQIFLDNYNTEHKTDLVSIGNTVSAPLGIYSDKIKDVKELEDGAEIAIPNDTTNGGRALLLLQSAGLIKVDPEKQQIPTVNDITENKQNLKITELDAAQTARALQDVAASVINSGMAVDAGFVPTEDAIYLEPVDEKSKPYVNIIVARKEDEENELYQKVVDAYQQEETKKVIEETSKGSSVPAWETFGRN; encoded by the coding sequence ATGAAAAAGACAGTGAAAATTTTAGCAGCAGTTGCATTAGCAGGATTGGTATTGGCGGGCTGTTCATCTGGAAGTGCAAAAAGTAATAAAACAGAAACAGTCAAATTAGGTGTTGTCGGAGCGAATAATGAGGTCTGGGAATCGGTAAAAGATCGCCTGAAGGATGAGGATATCAATTTAGAAATCATCGAATTCTCTGATTATACGCAACCAAATGCAGCCTTAGCTGAAAAGGAAATCGATTTAAACTCCTTCCAGCATCAGATATTTTTAGATAACTACAATACTGAGCATAAAACTGATCTCGTCTCCATTGGGAATACGGTCAGCGCACCATTAGGAATTTATTCAGACAAAATCAAAGATGTCAAAGAGCTTGAGGATGGAGCTGAAATCGCTATACCAAATGATACAACAAATGGAGGACGGGCATTGTTATTACTCCAAAGTGCTGGACTGATCAAGGTAGACCCTGAGAAACAGCAAATACCAACAGTCAACGATATCACAGAAAACAAACAGAACTTAAAAATCACTGAATTGGATGCAGCTCAAACTGCGCGAGCATTACAAGATGTAGCTGCTTCAGTCATCAATAGTGGAATGGCTGTAGATGCCGGCTTTGTTCCAACTGAGGATGCCATTTACTTGGAGCCAGTCGATGAAAAATCCAAGCCTTATGTTAACATCATTGTTGCAAGAAAAGAAGATGAAGAAAATGAGCTTTATCAAAAAGTCGTTGATGCTTATCAACAGGAGGAAACAAAGAAGGTTATCGAAGAGACATCAAAAGGATCAAGTGTTCCAGCATGGGAAACATTTGGACGTAACTAA
- a CDS encoding amidohydrolase, with amino-acid sequence MSIAVEKSIREDVLAGKEEVIALRRHFHQYPEASLKEYETIKKIKEELTKLAIPYVAVGETGVLGTIEGNKPGKTILLRADIDALELEDRTGKEYQSKNPGLNHACGHDGHAAALLGAAKILKSRQADFSGKILLAFQPAEEIGAGACQFVDGGFVENVDRVFGIHLDSSVEVGKLVATPGPTNASCDIFKIEVEGFSSHVAQPDVGRDAALAAASIVVELQKIVAREVSPLDTVVVGIGVIKAGTRYNIVASHAEIEGTVRTFSHETRAFVLKRVEEIANQIAEAHRTKISNFSVYDAAGPLINEEESTELAQLVAADIVGAENVIKAHPKSLGADDFADFLSKAPGVYGRVGTRNLKNEDTQFGHHHEQFDIDEDGLAYATEYHVQYALRYLSE; translated from the coding sequence ATGAGTATAGCTGTAGAAAAAAGTATCAGAGAAGATGTGTTAGCAGGAAAAGAAGAGGTCATTGCGTTACGCAGACATTTTCATCAATATCCGGAAGCAAGCCTGAAAGAATATGAAACAATCAAGAAAATAAAAGAAGAGCTGACTAAATTGGCTATCCCTTATGTAGCAGTTGGTGAAACAGGTGTGCTGGGCACAATCGAAGGAAATAAACCGGGAAAAACAATTTTGCTTCGTGCGGATATTGATGCATTGGAGCTAGAAGATCGAACAGGTAAAGAATATCAATCTAAAAATCCGGGCTTGAATCATGCCTGCGGACATGATGGGCATGCGGCCGCATTGTTAGGTGCTGCCAAAATTTTGAAGAGTCGTCAAGCGGATTTTTCGGGAAAAATTCTGTTGGCATTTCAACCTGCGGAAGAAATCGGTGCAGGGGCCTGTCAATTTGTGGATGGGGGATTTGTAGAAAATGTCGATCGAGTATTTGGGATTCATTTAGATTCTAGTGTAGAGGTTGGCAAGCTTGTCGCAACGCCGGGACCTACAAATGCGTCATGTGATATTTTCAAGATTGAAGTGGAAGGGTTCAGTAGCCATGTAGCTCAGCCAGATGTGGGACGAGATGCTGCATTAGCAGCAGCAAGTATTGTTGTGGAGTTACAAAAAATTGTGGCGCGTGAGGTTTCTCCGTTGGATACAGTAGTAGTCGGAATCGGTGTGATCAAAGCCGGGACGCGATACAATATTGTTGCAAGCCATGCAGAAATCGAAGGAACGGTGCGAACGTTTAGCCATGAAACACGGGCCTTTGTTTTGAAGCGTGTGGAGGAAATAGCCAATCAAATTGCTGAGGCTCATCGTACAAAGATTTCTAATTTCTCTGTTTATGATGCAGCAGGTCCATTGATTAATGAAGAAGAATCGACAGAGCTCGCGCAACTTGTGGCGGCTGATATCGTTGGAGCAGAAAATGTGATCAAGGCTCATCCGAAAAGTCTTGGAGCAGATGATTTTGCTGATTTCCTGAGTAAAGCACCGGGCGTTTATGGTCGTGTGGGTACGCGTAATTTAAAAAATGAAGACACACAGTTTGGCCATCATCATGAGCAATTTGATATTGATGAGGATGGGTTAGCGTATGCAACAGAGTACCATGTGCAATACGCGCTGCGCTATCTTTCGGAATAG
- a CDS encoding universal stress protein, whose amino-acid sequence MNMYEKILVAVDGSKNAELALRHAVALAVKNDAELYILSIIDENAISHSSFAFSKVLAEEKELVRKEMEDHVDYAIDQGLTAVKPIVEIGNPKEYISSSVPTEENVDLIVIGATGKGRLTENAIGTTTNYVVQNAPCNVLVIKE is encoded by the coding sequence ATGAATATGTATGAAAAAATTTTAGTCGCCGTTGATGGATCGAAAAATGCCGAGCTAGCTTTGAGACATGCCGTTGCACTTGCTGTAAAAAATGACGCCGAGCTGTATATCCTATCAATTATTGATGAAAATGCCATCAGTCATAGCTCTTTCGCCTTTTCAAAGGTTCTAGCAGAAGAAAAAGAACTGGTCAGAAAAGAAATGGAGGATCATGTCGATTATGCAATTGATCAAGGACTGACAGCAGTCAAGCCAATCGTTGAAATCGGAAATCCCAAAGAATACATTTCTTCCTCTGTCCCAACGGAAGAAAATGTTGATTTGATCGTTATTGGTGCTACCGGAAAAGGTCGTCTTACAGAAAATGCCATTGGTACCACAACCAATTACGTTGTCCAAAATGCGCCATGTAATGTGCTGGTCATCAAAGAATAA
- a CDS encoding DUF1307 domain-containing protein, which yields MKKNGLLLGVVTLIITFGLAACSSSNSKSETATYVMNQDEMNHEATFTHVGDKLTKVDQTMEYPLSYFGVEDELTDEMKEQINEQITSQYGEYDGGEGTSLKTTFTEDALRIEMSLDLKKADNAAISSLIVGSDSTNISFEQTVADFEAQGYTKK from the coding sequence ATGAAAAAGAATGGACTATTATTGGGGGTTGTTACACTGATTATTACTTTTGGATTAGCAGCTTGCAGCAGCTCAAACAGTAAGTCAGAAACAGCAACATATGTAATGAATCAAGATGAAATGAACCATGAAGCCACATTCACACATGTAGGAGATAAGCTAACAAAAGTAGATCAAACAATGGAATATCCACTCTCTTATTTTGGTGTTGAAGATGAGCTTACAGATGAAATGAAAGAACAAATAAACGAACAAATCACTTCACAGTATGGTGAATACGATGGCGGTGAAGGAACTTCCCTAAAAACAACCTTTACAGAAGACGCGCTCCGTATCGAAATGTCTTTAGACTTGAAAAAAGCAGATAATGCGGCAATCAGTTCTCTTATTGTAGGCTCTGACTCAACTAATATTAGCTTCGAGCAAACCGTAGCAGATTTCGAAGCACAAGGATATACTAAAAAATAA
- a CDS encoding TetR/AcrR family transcriptional regulator, with product MNNLLSSNTKETIQATLLKLLVDRPIEQITVTQIAAQTFISRVHFYNCFTDKYDVLETIKQQFLLSFKLILAENTDYLKNYKSYSDAKTRELLYLNALKNINYIKKHHIHIQLLIKNDPVFLEEFYTSYYEHFLTAVPQELTAEEHLIVIHYMTRGIFHAVFEVWLADQCQETPEKVAADVIDLLMVSFKNICEKTTNNRR from the coding sequence ATGAATAATTTATTATCAAGTAATACAAAAGAAACCATTCAGGCTACGTTGTTGAAGCTTTTAGTTGATCGGCCAATAGAGCAGATTACTGTGACACAAATTGCTGCGCAAACATTTATCAGCCGTGTTCATTTTTATAATTGCTTTACTGATAAATATGATGTTTTAGAAACAATCAAGCAACAGTTTTTGTTGTCATTTAAACTAATTCTTGCTGAGAATACAGATTATTTGAAAAATTATAAATCATATTCAGATGCCAAGACACGTGAGTTGTTGTATCTGAATGCGTTGAAAAATATCAACTATATAAAGAAGCACCATATACATATCCAACTCTTGATAAAAAATGACCCAGTGTTTTTAGAAGAGTTTTATACTAGCTACTATGAACATTTCTTAACAGCTGTTCCTCAAGAGCTGACAGCTGAAGAGCATTTGATAGTGATCCATTATATGACACGGGGGATTTTTCATGCCGTGTTTGAAGTTTGGCTGGCTGATCAGTGTCAAGAAACTCCTGAAAAAGTAGCAGCTGACGTTATTGATTTGCTTATGGTATCCTTCAAAAATATTTGTGAAAAGACAACAAATAATCGGCGTTGA
- a CDS encoding helix-turn-helix domain-containing protein, whose product MIKQNSLHSISAERDVIDGNDKFAYVLPNESLRQWISNFTLSFPDKESISDNYTILPHGSVTLVYYYNDSGLHSMLFGATTQSRIVGELANKCEVIFIIEFQPAGFFPFSGVKQKDLLNEIHSLSEMNPLVDSKIKELFLKEESAEALFLKVEKLLSESIQTNYPSALTSAIHLIIQKSGMISSKEISTAVSYSDRHLNRFFNEHLGISMKAFARIVRVNHALRLLNDPQKSLSAILNELEYYDSSHFIKDFKIVCGITPQDYRKKMSDFYSEVAKFPFYT is encoded by the coding sequence ATGATAAAACAAAACAGTCTTCATTCAATTAGTGCTGAAAGAGATGTTATTGATGGAAACGACAAATTTGCGTATGTATTACCAAATGAATCATTGAGGCAATGGATTTCCAACTTTACACTATCCTTTCCAGATAAAGAAAGTATTTCTGATAATTATACGATCCTGCCGCATGGAAGTGTGACTCTGGTTTATTACTATAATGACAGTGGTCTGCATAGCATGCTTTTCGGTGCAACTACGCAATCAAGAATTGTTGGTGAGCTGGCGAATAAGTGTGAGGTTATTTTCATTATTGAATTTCAACCGGCCGGCTTTTTCCCATTTAGCGGTGTGAAGCAAAAGGATTTACTAAATGAGATTCATTCGTTATCCGAGATGAATCCTCTCGTTGATTCAAAAATAAAAGAATTATTTTTAAAAGAAGAGTCAGCAGAGGCTCTATTTTTGAAGGTTGAAAAACTGTTATCTGAAAGTATTCAGACCAACTATCCGTCTGCATTGACTTCTGCCATCCATCTGATTATCCAAAAATCAGGCATGATTTCTTCAAAAGAAATTTCTACGGCTGTTTCATATAGCGACCGACATCTGAATCGATTTTTCAATGAGCATTTAGGCATCAGCATGAAAGCCTTTGCCCGCATTGTTAGGGTCAATCATGCCTTACGTCTGCTGAATGATCCTCAAAAATCACTGTCAGCAATTCTAAACGAGCTCGAGTATTACGACAGTTCTCATTTCATCAAGGATTTCAAAATAGTTTGTGGGATTACCCCGCAGGACTATCGAAAAAAGATGTCCGATTTTTACAGTGAAGTTGCTAAATTTCCGTTCTATACTTAG
- a CDS encoding VOC family protein produces the protein MKFGGILLIVEDMEKAKDFYQNLLQQKITMDMGEHVSFENGLTLQANYEKIVGKSLKSLQGAHNFQLYFEVEDISEWEKRMRETDSVVFLHVLREYPWGQRSMRIYDLDKNIIEIAETMDSVIKNYLAQGIAVEEIAKRTMYPKEYIESII, from the coding sequence ATGAAATTTGGCGGTATACTACTTATTGTTGAGGATATGGAGAAGGCAAAAGACTTTTATCAAAATCTTTTGCAGCAGAAAATCACGATGGATATGGGCGAGCATGTGTCCTTTGAAAATGGACTTACTCTACAAGCGAATTATGAAAAAATTGTTGGTAAATCATTGAAAAGTTTGCAGGGAGCACACAACTTTCAGCTATATTTTGAAGTGGAAGATATTAGTGAGTGGGAAAAGAGAATGAGAGAAACGGACAGCGTTGTTTTCTTGCATGTGCTCAGAGAGTATCCATGGGGACAGCGTTCAATGAGAATTTATGATTTGGACAAAAATATTATCGAAATAGCAGAAACAATGGATTCTGTCATAAAAAACTACCTGGCACAAGGCATAGCTGTTGAAGAGATAGCGAAACGGACCATGTATCCAAAGGAGTATATTGAAAGCATTATATGA
- a CDS encoding QueT transporter family protein, giving the protein MQTSATPNKKLRTLTLNAMIMALYLALTLFVAPVASGPIQFRISESLNHLVVFNRKLMWGVLGGVIFYNLVFGYGVIDALYGGAQTLVSLGLTALLYNKVKNEKLRLVLNTLFFTVSMVFIAVMLVNTGGTTEGFWPTYFFLAFSEFIIMALSAPLMYFLNKAVHFESRI; this is encoded by the coding sequence ATGCAAACATCTGCAACACCGAACAAAAAACTGAGAACATTGACACTTAATGCAATGATTATGGCTCTTTATTTGGCACTGACACTTTTTGTTGCTCCAGTGGCTTCCGGACCGATCCAATTCAGAATTTCGGAAAGCTTAAATCATTTAGTCGTTTTTAATCGTAAATTGATGTGGGGCGTACTAGGCGGTGTGATTTTTTATAACCTGGTCTTTGGCTATGGTGTAATCGATGCTCTTTATGGAGGCGCTCAGACTCTGGTCTCTTTAGGACTGACGGCGCTGCTCTATAATAAGGTGAAAAATGAAAAACTACGATTGGTATTGAACACCCTGTTCTTTACTGTATCGATGGTATTTATCGCTGTCATGTTGGTAAATACAGGTGGGACGACAGAAGGCTTCTGGCCAACGTATTTCTTTTTGGCTTTTAGTGAGTTTATTATCATGGCTTTATCTGCACCCTTGATGTATTTCTTGAACAAAGCAGTCCATTTTGAATCACGTATTTAA
- a CDS encoding aminoacyltransferase, which translates to MYEFKIGVSPAEHDAFVEKHPLCNLLQSSSWAKVKDNWGSEIVGVYQEGKLVASSLVLIRPLPAGFAFLYTPRGPIMDYTDKELVDFFMEQLKKFGKKKRAVFVKMDPTVIYKDILIDREERKNPEAQMIIDNITSSGAKYQGLTMEMSATIQPRFQANIYKEDFSEEQLSKSTKKMLKQAQKKGVVVRQGGKELVPAFAEMIKLTTERQQILLRSADYFEKLMDIYPEQSFIMLAEVDLKARYEETKTRHEKNKQDMANLKENQVKKRHNLEELEFSLTRELAELEESMKKSGDKAIVAGALAVTFGTTSEILYAGMDEHYKRYMPAYLTWFEAINECFERGCESCNMGGLEGSLNDGLIKFKSNFNPTINEFIGEFDLPANMLLFKLSEFAYKLKKGK; encoded by the coding sequence ATGTACGAGTTTAAAATTGGCGTTTCGCCTGCAGAGCATGATGCCTTTGTGGAAAAACACCCGCTTTGTAATTTACTACAATCGTCTTCATGGGCGAAAGTCAAAGATAATTGGGGATCAGAAATCGTAGGTGTCTATCAAGAAGGGAAGCTGGTAGCTTCCAGTCTGGTTCTTATTCGACCATTGCCGGCAGGTTTTGCCTTCCTATACACGCCTCGTGGTCCAATCATGGATTATACGGATAAAGAGTTGGTTGATTTCTTTATGGAGCAACTGAAAAAGTTTGGGAAGAAAAAGCGTGCGGTTTTTGTAAAAATGGACCCAACCGTTATCTATAAGGACATTCTGATCGATCGTGAAGAAAGAAAGAATCCTGAAGCTCAAATGATTATAGACAATATCACGTCCTCTGGTGCTAAATACCAAGGCTTGACGATGGAAATGTCGGCGACGATCCAGCCTCGTTTTCAGGCGAATATCTATAAGGAAGACTTTAGCGAAGAACAGCTGTCGAAAAGCACGAAGAAGATGCTGAAACAAGCTCAGAAAAAGGGTGTTGTGGTACGTCAGGGCGGCAAGGAATTAGTTCCGGCATTTGCTGAAATGATCAAGCTGACAACTGAACGACAACAGATATTGCTTAGGAGTGCTGACTATTTTGAGAAACTGATGGATATTTATCCGGAACAGTCATTTATTATGTTGGCAGAAGTTGACTTAAAAGCCCGTTATGAAGAAACAAAGACTAGACATGAAAAGAACAAACAGGATATGGCGAATTTGAAAGAGAATCAAGTGAAGAAACGTCATAATTTGGAAGAGCTGGAATTTTCATTGACTAGAGAACTTGCAGAGTTAGAAGAAAGCATGAAAAAATCAGGAGACAAGGCAATCGTAGCTGGGGCCTTGGCGGTTACGTTTGGTACCACCAGTGAAATTCTTTATGCCGGAATGGATGAGCACTACAAGCGTTACATGCCAGCCTACCTTACCTGGTTTGAAGCTATCAATGAATGCTTTGAACGAGGCTGCGAGTCCTGTAATATGGGCGGCTTGGAAGGTAGTCTAAATGATGGATTGATTAAGTTCAAATCCAATTTCAATCCAACGATCAATGAGTTTATCGGTGAATTTGATTTGCCGGCTAACATGCTGCTGTTTAAACTAAGTGAGTTTGCATATAAGTTGAAAAAAGGAAAGTAA
- a CDS encoding ECF transporter S component: protein MTNTKKFTLTAMFLAILILLASVPFLGFIPIGPINATTMHIPVIIASIILGPKLGGFLGGVFGIISMIRATVIISPTSFLFSPFIPVIGTDQGSWKAILIAVIPRILIGVIPYFVYKLFRKRAEKNAGVKSIGLFIAGFSGAATNTILVMGGIFLLFKDAYAQATGIGLETVFSVILGVVFTSGLVEAIVAGFATAAVTAVLLRLTKTNATQKL from the coding sequence ATGACTAACACAAAAAAATTCACTTTAACAGCTATGTTTTTAGCTATTCTTATTTTACTGGCTTCCGTACCATTCTTAGGATTTATCCCGATTGGGCCAATCAATGCAACGACTATGCATATTCCTGTTATCATTGCATCAATTATTCTTGGTCCTAAGCTAGGAGGATTTCTAGGAGGCGTTTTCGGTATCATCAGTATGATCCGAGCAACAGTGATCATTTCTCCTACTTCGTTCCTTTTCTCTCCGTTCATTCCAGTGATTGGAACGGATCAAGGAAGCTGGAAAGCCATTTTGATCGCTGTTATTCCAAGAATTCTAATCGGTGTCATTCCTTATTTTGTCTATAAGCTGTTTCGTAAACGAGCAGAAAAGAATGCCGGCGTCAAATCTATCGGGCTTTTTATTGCCGGATTCAGTGGTGCAGCAACAAACACAATCTTAGTTATGGGTGGGATTTTTCTGCTTTTCAAAGATGCTTACGCCCAAGCAACGGGTATCGGACTTGAAACAGTCTTCTCTGTTATTCTAGGCGTTGTGTTCACTAGTGGATTGGTGGAAGCGATCGTTGCAGGCTTTGCAACTGCGGCAGTTACAGCTGTCTTGTTGCGATTAACAAAGACGAACGCAACCCAGAAGCTATAA
- the coaC gene encoding phosphopantothenoylcysteine decarboxylase — translation MKTILLGVSGSISAYKSADITSRFVKLGYAVEVIMTVNSTKFITPLTLQSLSKKPVHTEVMEELYPEQINHIELAKRADLFLVAPASANIIGKLANGIADDMLSTVAMALKEEVPKLIAPAMNTYMYQNPIMQKNLNTLKGVGYQEIEPREALLACGDFGRGALADVEQIVNEANKILSL, via the coding sequence ATGAAAACTATTTTACTTGGTGTTTCCGGAAGCATCTCCGCATATAAATCAGCGGATATCACCAGTCGTTTCGTTAAGCTAGGTTATGCAGTCGAAGTCATCATGACAGTCAACAGTACGAAATTCATCACGCCGCTTACGTTACAATCCTTATCAAAGAAACCCGTGCATACAGAAGTTATGGAAGAGCTCTATCCTGAGCAAATCAATCATATTGAGCTGGCCAAAAGAGCTGATCTTTTTCTTGTTGCACCTGCTTCAGCAAATATCATCGGAAAGCTGGCAAATGGGATCGCTGACGATATGCTTTCAACTGTGGCGATGGCCTTGAAAGAAGAGGTTCCTAAGCTGATTGCTCCTGCCATGAACACATACATGTATCAAAATCCGATCATGCAAAAAAATCTGAATACATTAAAAGGCGTTGGCTATCAGGAAATTGAGCCTAGAGAAGCCTTGTTAGCATGTGGCGATTTTGGCCGAGGCGCTTTAGCTGATGTAGAGCAAATCGTTAACGAAGCTAACAAAATTTTATCTCTATAG
- the coaB gene encoding phosphopantothenate--cysteine ligase codes for MNILITAGGTSEKIDNVRSITNHSTGRLGKAIAETFLVQGHHVTYLTTPYAVRPIATEQLIIEGIETTEELLAKMTQLLATQVFDGIVHSMAVSDFSSETSITEETLIQGLAASLAQQQDFSTAGIEKTIKAEIDQLGRQLQKEKKISSNTERLLLFLKKNPKIISMIREKQPTAVLIGFKLLVGVSEEELIKVGRATLEKNQCDFVLANDLETIHGETHHGILIHADGQTESAETKNDIAQLIVRNVEAKGENHE; via the coding sequence ATGAATATCCTCATCACAGCAGGTGGAACATCAGAAAAAATTGATAATGTTCGTTCAATTACCAATCACTCTACCGGACGTTTAGGAAAGGCAATTGCCGAAACTTTTCTAGTTCAGGGACATCATGTCACTTATCTGACTACACCTTATGCAGTCAGACCGATAGCAACAGAACAATTAATCATAGAAGGAATTGAGACTACTGAAGAATTACTGGCGAAAATGACACAGCTGTTAGCCACTCAAGTCTTTGATGGTATTGTCCACAGTATGGCTGTCAGCGATTTTTCCAGCGAAACCAGTATCACAGAAGAAACACTGATTCAAGGATTAGCTGCTTCGCTAGCACAGCAGCAGGATTTTAGCACGGCAGGTATAGAAAAAACAATCAAAGCAGAAATTGATCAATTAGGCCGACAACTGCAAAAAGAGAAGAAAATTTCATCCAATACAGAACGCCTCTTGCTTTTCTTGAAGAAAAATCCTAAAATAATCTCTATGATTCGGGAAAAACAGCCAACAGCTGTTTTGATTGGATTCAAACTACTCGTAGGCGTTTCTGAAGAAGAATTGATCAAGGTCGGTCGTGCCACATTGGAAAAAAATCAATGTGACTTTGTTCTAGCTAATGATCTTGAGACCATTCATGGTGAAACACATCATGGCATCCTTATTCATGCAGACGGTCAAACAGAATCAGCAGAAACAAAGAACGACATCGCGCAACTCATTGTAAGAAACGTCGAAGCGAAAGGAGAAAATCACGAATGA
- a CDS encoding oxidoreductase — translation MEKFSALLIQENNGEITYDIQQISLDDLSEGTVLIKTEYSSINFKDSLAVMKNGGVIRSYPMIPGIDVSGTVVSSDDPRFAINDKVLVTGYGLGVTHTGGFSEYVRVPAEWVVALPESLTEKSAMIIGTAGFTAALCIDALEKQGLSENKEARILVTGASGGVASLSIAMLKGLGYKNITALTRKRETISELKQLGASDVLLHEEFMPEKIRPLGKQLFDFAVDTVGGDTLAAVLPLINYSGAIAACGNAGGLGLNTTVLPFILRNVALLGVDSVNVPMEKRQLIWARLATDLNITDHALIHEITLNQAPAVFDSLQQGQHIGRTIIKF, via the coding sequence ATGGAAAAGTTTTCTGCACTTCTTATTCAAGAAAATAATGGGGAAATCACGTACGATATTCAACAAATTTCGCTGGACGACCTATCAGAAGGGACTGTCCTAATCAAGACAGAGTACTCTTCAATCAACTTCAAAGATTCTCTGGCTGTTATGAAAAATGGTGGGGTGATCAGAAGCTACCCCATGATTCCCGGGATCGATGTAAGTGGAACGGTTGTTTCTTCTGATGATCCTCGCTTCGCAATAAATGATAAAGTATTAGTCACTGGTTATGGTCTAGGAGTCACTCATACTGGTGGATTTTCAGAATATGTTCGTGTACCAGCTGAATGGGTAGTTGCACTTCCTGAATCCTTAACAGAAAAATCAGCTATGATCATTGGAACTGCTGGATTTACTGCGGCGTTATGTATTGATGCCCTGGAAAAACAAGGTCTTTCAGAAAATAAAGAAGCTCGAATTCTCGTGACCGGTGCATCTGGCGGTGTCGCATCATTAAGCATTGCTATGCTAAAAGGATTAGGCTATAAGAATATTACTGCATTGACCAGAAAAAGAGAGACAATCAGTGAGTTGAAACAGTTAGGTGCTTCAGATGTTCTTTTACATGAGGAGTTTATGCCGGAGAAAATACGCCCACTAGGAAAACAGCTGTTTGATTTTGCAGTTGATACCGTTGGTGGTGATACTTTGGCAGCTGTTTTACCTTTGATTAATTATAGTGGAGCTATTGCTGCATGTGGGAATGCTGGCGGGCTTGGGCTAAACACAACTGTCCTACCATTTATTCTACGCAATGTTGCTCTGCTCGGTGTTGATTCTGTCAATGTACCAATGGAGAAGCGTCAATTAATCTGGGCACGTCTGGCAACCGATTTGAACATCACAGATCATGCGCTCATTCATGAAATCACTCTGAATCAAGCGCCAGCAGTCTTTGACTCACTACAACAAGGTCAACACATTGGTCGAACGATCATCAAGTTTTAA